A genome region from Eurosta solidaginis isolate ZX-2024a chromosome 2, ASM4086904v1, whole genome shotgun sequence includes the following:
- the LOC137239103 gene encoding uncharacterized protein — MANKVFVGSIEFYVLGEDFSLYARRLKHLLSLNNVSENSAKISFLVSLGGPDLYKVLVNLIAPKTETDATIKFDDLIENLSKHFMPKKNVIAECFKFFKRSQRTGEPLQEYVVELKQIAQHCEFGTFQDKALLIQFVCGISEEKIQNRLLNDAELKTFEKAIGIATAMEMTTKSLVAMKQGDGHVHALNGGRTSSRDQKRRTSNSSRVNSNDKREKTDKNIGSQREEERRERRRVRCFRCGAIGHMQRYCRQPRKSNVNNFEADNESESSDAEENSEYLCRYLNNCKTVENIRPHKVKLNISGKTIEFEVDTGASETVIRKKVQNIRPDVTVLNYATRKTNIQN, encoded by the exons ATggcaaataaagtgtttgttggAAGTATCGAGTTTTACGTGTTAGGCGAGGATTTTTCGCTATACGCTAGAAGACTTAAGCACCTTTTGTCGCTGAATAATGTTTCTGAAAATagcgcaaaaatttcatttctggTGAGCTTAGGAGGTCCCGACCTTTATAAAGTGTTGGTTAACTTGATCGCTCCTAAAACAGAAACTGATGCGACGATCAAATTCGACGACCTAATTGAAAATTTATCAAAGCACTTCATGCCGAAGAAAAACGTGATCGCTGAGTGCTTTAAATTCTTTAAAAGGTCACAGAGGACAGGGGAACCGCTGCAGGAGTATGTCGTGGAATTGAAACAAATTGCCCAACATTGTGAGTTTGGAACATTCCAAGATAAAGCATTACTAATACAGTTTGTGTGTGGAATCTCCGAGGAGAAAATTCAAAATCGGCTTTTAAACGATGCAGAACTTAAGACATTTGAGAAAGCAATCGGAATTGCGACAGCAATGGAAATGACAACCAAAAGCTTGGTAGCTATGAAACAAGGAGATGGTCACGTACATGCATTGAATGGTGGTAGAACAAGCTCGAGAGACCAGAAGAGGCGAACATCAAATAGCAGTCGAGTTAATAGCAATGACAAAAGAGAGAAAACTGACAAAAATATCGGCAGTCAACGAGAAGAAGAACGGCGAGAAAGACGACGCGTGAGGTGTTTTAGATGTGGTGCAATTGGACACATGCAACGGTATTGCAGGCAACCTAGAAAGAGTAACGTGAACAATTTTGAAGCTGACAATGAAAGTGAAAGCAGTGATGCGGAAGAGAACTCTGAGTACCTTTGTAGGTATTTAAATAATTGTAAAACAGTAGAGAACATAAGACcgcataaagtaaaattaaatattaGTGGAAAAACTATTGAATTCGAAGTAGACACAGGTGCTAGCGAGACAGTTATAA gaaagaaagtacaaaatatcaggccagacgtgacagtattgaattatgcaactcggaaaacgaacattcaaaactga